One Cyanobium sp. AMD-g genomic window carries:
- the era gene encoding GTPase Era, translating to MDPSTPTASPGQPDDGSSEAVPFRSGFVALIGRPNVGKSTLLNQLVGQKVAITSPVAQTTRNRLRAILTTPAAQLILLDTPGIHKPHHLLGERLVQSARGAIGEVDVVLLLVDASQPAGRGDGFIVDLLRHSRVPVHVALNKSDRVGADAEDLAATYREMLAAADDRPVAWPLHPCSALNGDGCQALVEALAADLPPGPLLYPADTVSDQPEQLLLAELIREQVLTLTREEVPHSVAVRIERIVEDEGNVKGKERTAVLATVLVERSSQKGILIGKGGQMLKAIGQGARLQMQKVFDGPVYLELFVKVVPNWRSHPGRLAELGYRGD from the coding sequence ATGGACCCGAGCACCCCAACCGCCAGCCCAGGCCAGCCGGACGACGGCAGCAGCGAAGCGGTTCCCTTCCGCTCCGGCTTCGTGGCCCTGATCGGACGACCCAATGTGGGCAAGTCCACCCTGCTCAACCAGCTGGTGGGCCAGAAGGTGGCGATCACCTCCCCCGTGGCCCAGACCACGCGCAACCGCTTGCGCGCCATCCTCACCACCCCCGCCGCCCAGCTGATCCTGCTGGACACCCCGGGCATCCACAAACCCCACCACTTGCTGGGGGAACGTCTGGTGCAGAGCGCCCGTGGGGCCATCGGCGAGGTGGATGTGGTGCTGCTGCTGGTGGACGCCAGCCAGCCGGCCGGCCGGGGCGACGGCTTCATCGTCGACCTGCTGCGCCACAGCCGGGTGCCTGTGCATGTGGCCCTCAACAAGAGCGATCGGGTGGGGGCCGATGCCGAAGATCTGGCTGCCACCTACCGGGAGATGCTGGCGGCGGCAGACGATCGACCCGTCGCCTGGCCCCTGCACCCCTGCAGCGCCCTCAACGGTGACGGCTGCCAGGCCCTGGTGGAAGCCCTGGCCGCCGACCTGCCTCCAGGGCCTCTGCTGTACCCGGCCGACACGGTCAGTGACCAGCCGGAGCAGCTGCTGCTGGCGGAGCTGATCCGGGAGCAGGTGCTGACCCTCACCCGCGAGGAGGTGCCCCATTCAGTGGCGGTGCGGATCGAGCGGATCGTGGAGGACGAGGGCAACGTCAAAGGCAAGGAACGCACGGCCGTTCTCGCCACCGTGCTGGTGGAGCGGAGCAGCCAGAAGGGGATCCTGATCGGCAAGGGGGGCCAGATGCTCAAGGCCATCGGCCAGGGAGCACGGCTGCAGATGCAGAAGGTGTTCGACGGTCCGGTGTACCTCGAACTGTTCGTCAAGGTGGTGCCGAACTGGCGCAGCCATCCGGGCCGGCTGGCGGAACTGGGCTACCGGGGCGACTGA
- a CDS encoding phycobiliprotein lyase: MTSATEPSTPATIAPFPPETIAAFLALCAGDWLALRSRFSLEEASDEARQAEEEEEVSWHSSERGELQVTYMAPEELDGPGGLEISPPSGGRHRLLFQPDGGFQGQAPDGAVSTGRWQLWPDGSLELSSERAGTSVRERIWFTKANLRLRSSVEHLPDGRPGRASFSSEIRRVSRPAG; the protein is encoded by the coding sequence GTGACCAGCGCGACCGAGCCTTCCACCCCAGCGACGATCGCTCCTTTCCCGCCCGAGACGATCGCGGCCTTCCTGGCCCTCTGCGCCGGGGACTGGCTCGCCCTGCGCAGCCGGTTCAGCCTGGAGGAGGCCAGCGACGAGGCCCGGCAGGCCGAGGAGGAGGAGGAGGTCAGCTGGCACAGCTCCGAACGCGGTGAACTCCAGGTGACCTACATGGCTCCGGAGGAACTCGATGGACCTGGGGGCCTGGAGATCAGCCCGCCCAGTGGCGGTCGCCATCGGCTGTTGTTCCAACCCGACGGAGGCTTCCAGGGCCAGGCCCCGGATGGAGCCGTCAGTACGGGTCGCTGGCAGCTGTGGCCGGATGGCAGCCTGGAGCTGAGCAGCGAGAGGGCCGGCACCTCGGTTCGTGAACGGATCTGGTTCACCAAGGCCAATCTGCGCCTGCGCAGCAGCGTGGAGCACCTCCCCGACGGCCGGCCGGGCCGGGCCAGCTTCAGCTCCGAGATCCGGCGGGTCAGCCGACCCGCCGGCTGA
- the trmD gene encoding tRNA (guanosine(37)-N1)-methyltransferase TrmD, which yields MRFDVVSLVPDAFTPLLGLGVIGRAFAAGIAEVHTHNPRDHATDRYRKVDDVPYGGGAGMVLKPEPVYAAFEAIPVLPRRRVLLMSPQGQPLHQRDLRRWATAYDQLVLLCGHYEGFDERIRPLADEEVSLGDFVLTGGELPALVVISGVVRLLPGTVGSPDCLEAESHSSLLLEHPHYTRPAEFRGMAVPEVLRSGDHGAIARWRQEQQLSRTRERRADLLALWQAEQTH from the coding sequence ATGCGCTTCGATGTGGTCAGTCTGGTGCCGGACGCCTTCACGCCCCTCCTGGGGCTAGGGGTGATCGGCCGCGCCTTCGCCGCCGGCATCGCCGAGGTCCACACCCACAACCCCCGCGACCACGCCACGGATCGCTACCGCAAGGTGGACGACGTCCCCTATGGCGGCGGTGCCGGCATGGTGCTCAAACCCGAGCCGGTCTACGCCGCCTTCGAGGCCATCCCGGTGCTGCCGCGCCGCCGCGTGCTGCTGATGAGTCCCCAGGGTCAGCCCCTGCACCAGCGCGACCTGCGCCGCTGGGCCACGGCATACGACCAGCTGGTGCTGCTCTGCGGCCACTACGAGGGCTTCGACGAGCGCATCCGCCCCCTGGCGGACGAGGAGGTGTCCCTGGGCGATTTCGTGCTCACCGGCGGCGAACTGCCGGCCCTGGTGGTGATCAGCGGCGTGGTGCGGCTGCTGCCCGGCACCGTGGGCTCACCGGACTGCCTCGAAGCCGAGAGTCACAGCAGCCTGCTGCTGGAGCACCCCCACTACACCCGGCCGGCGGAGTTCCGCGGCATGGCGGTGCCGGAGGTGCTGCGCAGCGGCGACCACGGCGCCATCGCCCGCTGGCGCCAGGAGCAGCAGCTGTCCCGCACCCGCGAGCGGCGTGCCGACCTGCTGGCCCTGTGGCAGGCGGAGCAGACCCACTGA
- the ispF gene encoding 2-C-methyl-D-erythritol 2,4-cyclodiphosphate synthase: MQLRIGNGYDIHRLVPGRPLILGGVRLEHPAGLGLAGHSDADVLVHALMDALLGALSLGDIGTHFPPEDEHWRGADSLVLLEKVIELVTERGWQVLNVDTVVVAERPRLKPHIAAMREAIASRLGVAPALVGVKATTNEGLGPTGREEGIACHAVALLHQP, from the coding sequence ATGCAGCTGCGCATCGGCAACGGCTACGACATCCACCGGCTCGTGCCCGGCCGGCCCCTGATCCTGGGCGGCGTGCGCCTGGAGCACCCCGCAGGACTGGGGCTGGCGGGACACAGCGATGCCGACGTGCTCGTGCACGCCCTGATGGATGCCCTGCTGGGGGCCCTCAGCCTGGGGGACATCGGCACCCACTTTCCGCCTGAGGACGAGCACTGGCGTGGGGCCGACAGCCTGGTGCTGCTCGAGAAGGTGATCGAGCTGGTGACGGAACGGGGCTGGCAGGTTCTGAACGTCGACACGGTGGTGGTGGCGGAACGTCCCCGGCTCAAGCCCCACATCGCCGCCATGCGCGAGGCCATCGCCAGCCGCCTGGGCGTGGCTCCTGCCCTGGTGGGCGTCAAGGCAACCACCAACGAGGGACTCGGGCCCACCGGGAGGGAGGAGGGCATCGCCTGCCATGCCGTGGCGTTGCTGCACCAGCCATGA
- a CDS encoding TIGR03792 family protein: MSRGPLCRLGGLLACFGLMLLMLTGRPVRASALSPPLVSPGWSETPTAVVEQLRVKVPAGARKAWLQAEQETWGPWLRRQEGFLGRDLLWDAEREEGLLLIRWSSRRQWLAIPVSEIEAVQDQFEAAARRALALDLPDPGAETPANPFPLVDAGALEWVGLTPAAAAVEVR; encoded by the coding sequence ATGAGCCGCGGCCCTCTCTGCCGTCTGGGTGGTCTGCTGGCCTGCTTCGGCCTGATGCTGCTCATGCTGACCGGCCGTCCAGTGAGGGCCAGCGCCCTCAGCCCGCCGCTCGTCAGCCCGGGCTGGAGCGAAACCCCCACGGCCGTGGTGGAACAGCTGAGGGTCAAGGTGCCCGCCGGCGCCCGAAAGGCCTGGCTGCAGGCGGAGCAGGAGACCTGGGGCCCCTGGCTGCGGCGACAGGAGGGCTTCCTGGGACGAGATCTGCTCTGGGACGCTGAACGGGAGGAAGGCCTCCTGCTGATCCGCTGGAGCAGCCGCCGTCAGTGGCTGGCCATCCCCGTCAGCGAGATCGAAGCGGTGCAAGACCAGTTCGAGGCTGCGGCGAGGAGGGCCCTGGCGCTGGATCTCCCGGACCCGGGTGCCGAGACCCCAGCCAACCCCTTTCCCCTGGTGGACGCCGGCGCCCTCGAATGGGTGGGTCTCACGCCGGCGGCGGCAGCCGTGGAGGTTCGGTGA
- the larB gene encoding nickel pincer cofactor biosynthesis protein LarB, with the protein MNEDARLDLGRRQRLGMVEAVWGEHKSAEQITAVMLGLRQAGELALVTRVSVEKAAAVERLLADQVGSDGADPPLQHHPLARCLTWPAPPPADPAFGRVAVLSGGSSDLAVASEARLALACHGVASDLVLDVGVAGLHRLLAELEGLRRARVLIACAGMEGALPTVLAGLLPQPVIGVPVAVGYGVSAGGQAALMGMLASCAPGLTVVNIDNGYGAAMAALRILQLAHGVASAAREQGP; encoded by the coding sequence GTGAACGAGGACGCCCGTCTCGACCTGGGCCGCCGCCAACGGCTTGGCATGGTGGAGGCGGTGTGGGGCGAGCACAAGAGTGCCGAGCAGATCACCGCCGTGATGCTGGGGCTGCGCCAAGCCGGGGAGCTGGCCCTGGTCACAAGGGTCAGCGTGGAGAAAGCCGCGGCGGTGGAGCGGCTGCTGGCCGACCAGGTCGGCAGCGACGGAGCCGACCCACCGCTGCAGCACCATCCCCTGGCCCGCTGCCTCACCTGGCCCGCACCGCCGCCCGCCGATCCGGCCTTCGGGCGGGTGGCGGTGCTCAGCGGCGGCAGCAGCGACCTGGCCGTGGCCTCGGAGGCCCGGCTGGCCCTCGCCTGCCATGGGGTGGCCAGCGACCTGGTGCTCGATGTGGGCGTGGCTGGGCTGCACCGGCTGCTGGCGGAGCTCGAGGGTCTGCGCCGGGCCCGGGTGCTGATCGCCTGCGCCGGGATGGAGGGGGCCCTGCCCACCGTGCTGGCGGGGCTGCTGCCCCAACCGGTGATCGGGGTGCCGGTGGCGGTCGGCTACGGGGTGAGCGCCGGGGGGCAGGCGGCCCTGATGGGCATGCTGGCCAGCTGCGCCCCGGGGCTCACCGTGGTGAACATCGACAACGGCTATGGCGCCGCCATGGCGGCCCTGCGGATCCTGCAGCTGGCCCATGGGGTGGCTTCAGCCGCCAGGGAGCAGGGGCCCTGA
- a CDS encoding DUF1517 domain-containing protein codes for MGSRLLRRLAGLMVVPVLVAGLVMAAPQPAQAASGGRIGGGSFRSAPSMPRSYGGGGGGYRGSYGGGYGGGYRGGGMGFPFIVPIFGFGGGGLFGFLILMAVVGVVVNALRGGGGGGPALGGSASDLAYNPRPDGPVAIAQIQVGLLASARDLQDDLRRLAGASDTSSSSGLQRVLQETSLSLLRHPDLWVYANGEVGQVPFASAESTFNRLSMQERSKLERELTANVAGRRFSEPATVAPGASDAASDFIVVTLLVASRQRLAIKGARSAEDLRDSLQKLGALGADDLLALEVIWQPEGAGEVLSTEQVITAYPDLQHL; via the coding sequence ATGGGTTCCCGGTTGTTGCGGCGCCTGGCCGGTCTGATGGTCGTTCCTGTCCTGGTGGCAGGCCTGGTGATGGCGGCCCCCCAGCCGGCCCAGGCGGCCAGCGGCGGCCGCATCGGTGGCGGCAGCTTCCGTTCTGCTCCTTCCATGCCCCGTAGCTACGGCGGCGGTGGCGGCGGCTACCGGGGCAGCTATGGAGGGGGCTACGGCGGCGGCTACCGGGGCGGGGGCATGGGCTTTCCGTTCATCGTGCCGATTTTCGGCTTCGGTGGCGGCGGCCTGTTCGGCTTCCTGATCCTGATGGCGGTGGTGGGCGTCGTGGTCAATGCCCTGCGGGGGGGCGGCGGCGGTGGCCCTGCCCTGGGCGGCTCCGCGTCCGACCTGGCCTACAACCCCCGCCCAGATGGTCCTGTGGCGATCGCCCAGATCCAGGTGGGCCTGCTGGCGTCCGCCCGCGATCTTCAGGACGACCTGCGCCGCCTGGCCGGCGCGTCGGATACCTCCAGCAGCTCCGGCCTTCAGAGGGTTCTGCAGGAAACCAGCCTCTCCCTGCTGCGCCATCCCGACCTCTGGGTGTACGCCAATGGCGAGGTGGGCCAGGTGCCCTTCGCCAGCGCCGAATCCACCTTCAATCGCCTCTCCATGCAGGAGCGCAGCAAGCTGGAGCGGGAGCTCACCGCCAATGTGGCGGGGCGCCGTTTCAGCGAGCCAGCGACCGTGGCCCCCGGGGCCAGTGACGCGGCCAGCGACTTCATCGTTGTCACCCTGCTGGTGGCCAGCCGCCAGCGACTGGCGATCAAAGGGGCCCGCTCCGCCGAAGATCTGCGCGATTCGCTCCAGAAACTCGGGGCGCTCGGTGCGGATGACCTGCTGGCCCTGGAGGTGATCTGGCAGCCGGAAGGCGCCGGAGAGGTGCTCAGCACCGAACAGGTGATCACCGCCTACCCCGATCTTCAACATCTCTGA
- the thiS gene encoding sulfur carrier protein ThiS yields the protein MTDTPASHEPGGLRLRVNGETRPCPAGLCLDAVLVCLGYQPRLVVVEFNGEILPRERWASQSVGESDVLEVVTIVGGGS from the coding sequence GTGACGGACACACCTGCAAGCCATGAGCCGGGGGGCCTGCGACTGCGGGTCAACGGCGAAACGCGACCCTGCCCGGCGGGTCTGTGTCTGGATGCGGTGCTGGTCTGCCTCGGTTATCAGCCGCGCCTGGTGGTGGTCGAGTTCAACGGCGAGATCCTGCCCAGGGAGCGCTGGGCCAGCCAGTCTGTGGGGGAATCCGATGTGCTGGAAGTGGTCACCATCGTTGGGGGAGGTTCCTAG
- a CDS encoding thiamine phosphate synthase codes for MTPQPPVPPSTLGSERAAIDRLLDANLDRAREGLRVLEDWARFALDRPDLVARCKDQRQRLGRLHQERYKLARHTASDPAAGMTHPAQAERQDGASVLAANAGRVQEALRVLEEFGRMQDPALAAEAAAIRYALYDLEVNLIQAGRGGDDRRALLRRCHLYLVTSPVQGLEDVVAAALAAGVRLVQYRAKAGDVPDDQSRFVQASALRQLCHRHGALFLVNDRIDLALAVGADGVHLGQGDLPPAVARRLLGPDRLIGRSTHCLEDLDRAVADGCDYVGVGPVNATPTKPGREPVGLAYVGQAAAASPVPFFAIGGIDLANLAAVRRAGAERVAVVRAITQAEDPGAAAAALLTGLEARA; via the coding sequence GTGACGCCTCAGCCCCCAGTTCCGCCATCGACCCTCGGCAGCGAGCGCGCCGCCATCGACCGCTTGCTCGATGCCAACCTGGACCGGGCCCGCGAGGGGCTGCGGGTGCTGGAGGACTGGGCCCGCTTTGCCCTCGACCGTCCCGACCTGGTGGCCCGCTGCAAGGACCAGCGCCAGCGCCTGGGTCGGCTGCACCAGGAGCGCTACAAGCTGGCGCGGCACACCGCCAGCGACCCGGCTGCAGGCATGACCCACCCCGCCCAGGCCGAGCGCCAGGACGGTGCCAGCGTCCTGGCCGCCAATGCGGGCCGGGTGCAGGAGGCCCTGCGGGTGCTGGAGGAGTTCGGCCGGATGCAGGATCCGGCGCTGGCGGCCGAGGCGGCGGCGATCCGCTACGCCCTCTACGACCTGGAGGTGAATTTGATCCAGGCCGGCCGCGGCGGCGACGATCGCCGGGCCCTGCTGCGCCGCTGCCACCTGTATCTGGTCACCAGTCCGGTGCAGGGGCTCGAGGACGTGGTGGCTGCCGCCCTGGCGGCGGGGGTGCGTCTGGTGCAATACCGCGCCAAGGCTGGCGACGTCCCGGATGACCAGAGCCGCTTCGTGCAGGCAAGTGCGCTGCGCCAGCTCTGCCATCGCCATGGGGCCCTGTTCCTCGTCAACGACCGCATCGACCTGGCCCTGGCGGTGGGGGCCGATGGCGTCCACCTCGGCCAGGGCGATCTGCCGCCGGCCGTGGCCCGCCGGCTTCTGGGGCCCGACCGGCTGATCGGTCGCAGCACCCACTGCCTTGAGGACCTGGATCGGGCGGTTGCCGACGGTTGCGACTACGTCGGGGTGGGGCCCGTCAATGCCACGCCCACCAAGCCGGGCCGCGAGCCGGTGGGGCTCGCCTACGTGGGCCAGGCGGCGGCAGCATCCCCCGTGCCCTTCTTCGCCATCGGTGGCATCGACCTGGCCAACCTGGCGGCCGTGCGCCGGGCCGGGGCTGAGCGGGTGGCTGTCGTGCGGGCCATCACCCAGGCAGAGGATCCCGGGGCCGCCGCCGCTGCCCTGCTGACGGGACTGGAGGCTCGGGCGTGA